AGGCGGAGTCATATTCGAAGGCGTAGCAACCAAGCCTGGGGTCGGGCGCCAGAGCGCCGACAAGCTTTCCCCAAATGCGAACCTCTATGGCCTTTACCGGCTTATACATGGGCTCATACCTCTTTTTTTCTTCGAGAAGCGCGCTGTCTTGGAGCCTTCTTCCTGGACTTCAGTATCTGCATCGGGCTGATCGAGATCTCCGGCTGCAGGGCGTTGAGCCATTCAACCCGGTCCAACATTTTGAGGACGCTGATGAAGGATTTGAGGGTCGATCCTTTCCCTGCTTCGATGTTCTTGACGACATTCAGGGCCACCCCGGCTTGTTCA
This window of the Syntrophorhabdus sp. genome carries:
- a CDS encoding helix-turn-helix transcriptional regulator; the protein is MDTFRTTEEWEQIIGEQVKRLRLLKNMDQRDVAEQAGVALNVVKNIEAGKGSTLKSFISVLKMLDRVEWLNALQPEISISPMQILKSRKKAPRQRASRRKKEV